One Eurosta solidaginis isolate ZX-2024a chromosome 1, ASM4086904v1, whole genome shotgun sequence genomic window, atcgggtttggagaagctatatattgcgctggcaacctgaaagggatgcgctacacaacgccttgaatctatttggtattttagtcgcctcttacgacaggcataaaaATATACAACGTTGTGAATtaaactaagtgtgatatattctgcatagacgtcaaaattccaaagtgattggatcacctgatttgtaattcattatcgctgtctcattctgaaTCGCTTTCTATGACCCGCTCATGGTTCagttatgtacaggttggctcatctcatcagctgattttatttatgtcattgcatggtcgaagggattgtcaaaaggagatggcaaactcaaaatgaaaccaacacattggcaacattttacttacacatacaaaaactgctaagttttaagtttccattccataccattcgcaccaacaccaatacacagattttgacaatttgaacacatattttgttgctttacagatgagccaacctgtatatagttgaactcATGgacccgctgaagatatgcgccgctatattgaacaccctgtcaaaacgctaaaaagtagccatattgaacatcctgtcaggcagttgacagataagatatcacacttatgcggcagttacccaccgacgtgtgccgtacgtacggacgtttgtcgtacgaagcacgtttgaccgaactctcaagcccgtaggaatcaatgtgtgcgtctgtgtacatgtacataacatatttgtgtgtgtattgtttagagcaaagcactgttgccattgaccagtttgcatgtatgcttatggaaacatcaactttttccaatttaatttttgatattgtaaaaggccggaatacatattaaataagtataaatagattacatatttataatcagcacttttacataattatttcgaattattttcacaatttttcaaactttaattaggtgtttttgcataaaattgcaaacggtcaaaaattagcgcacaaaagtttactaggcaactctgtctagtaagagagcgatcagctgacacgttcttacggaataatcaaaattgttttgatttctacgttccgggctacgtacgtacgggcgttgcacgtcggcgagttttcgtttacattgctcactcataagataggtcgtgtcagctgacacgttttttctacgtaatttcgtgagtaaccacggctttagtttcattcacaatgctcTAAGAGAGAAACATGAAACGAGAATTTTAGTTATGTCCAGCCAGCGCCACGTGCTAAATTCCATCAAGCTACTTAAAATATTACAATGGCAATGCTGAACTCGATTTTCTTAAACACGTGTGTGTATTCCATAAAACGAAGAAGCGTGGTTCTGCCATTTTCTCAAAGTATCTCATAGACGTTGTCTCGCTGCGTTAGCAAAGTCTTAATTGTACAAAATGAAACAGAAGAAAGGCAACGTGAGTTTAAAGTCTCCCTTGAATGGAGCTAAAAACGATTGTATTGCGAAGACACCTAAAAATGTGGGTCCAAAAACTCCTGCGAAGGGAACACCGGCAAAATTTACTCCAAAGAAAGGTGCAAAAACACCAGTAAAAGTGGTACCACCAAGAGATCTTGttgaggaagaagaggaagaggaAGATTCTGGCGCCGATGTTGCTGCAGGTGTCATCGAAGCAGAGGCTTCTGATGTTGAAGAAGAAGAAGGAGGCAATGATGATTCTGACGATGAGGAGGACGATGATGCTGAAAATGGCGGACAAGATGAAGAGGATGATGATGACGAAGATGCTGAAAATGGTGGACAAGATGACGAAGAAAGTGATGAGGACGATGATATTAATGTACCAGATGAGGCACCTATCGGAAAGGAATCTGAAGGTTTGACACCCAAACTCAAGAAAGGTAATAAGGCAAATGCAGATAACGAAACTGGTGTTCCAAATATTAAAACTGGTGCTTTGCCGAAGGATTTTCCTAAAAACCAAGTTCTTGTTGTGAAGAACCTTCCCAGAAGTAAGTTACGTGATATGgcgtatatatatattaatatatttatatattttatttagcatataaACAAATAGATCTTGTTGAGGTGTTTGCAAAGTTTGGTACCTTGCATACTATATATAACAATCATGGCCCCAATGGCAGTGTTGCATTTGTTGCATATTCGTCACCAGAAGAAGCAGAGGCAGCTCAAGTTGCAACTAATGAAATTGCGCAGGTCAAAGGCAAAACTATTGCTGTAAACATTcaattaacaaataaaaaaattaagggaaCCGAAGATAGAAAGAAATCTGCCGAGGAAAAGAAAGCATCATacgaagaaaagaaaaggaaaattgAAGAGAGCAAAGATAGAACTGTATATGTAAAGAACCTAAAACGAACTATCACTGAGGATAAAATAAAGGAGCATTTTGCTGAGTGTGGTGATATTGAGAGTATAAGAAAAGTTGTACGCCCTCCATCATGTTATGCTTTCATTACTTTCACTGATGTATCCTCTGTCTCTATGGCCCTGAAGCGCCATTATTCTATTCTTGATGAAAAAAACATATGGGTAATGAAAAGTGATGTGGATGTGAAAGAAATGAAGGATCCGCTACGTACTGTCAttgtaaaaaatacaaaaagtctTGGTAAGCGACaaagaaaaagtattaaaaattaaGTATTAACCAATCGACTTTTATTGCAGAATATGTTGATCCTGAAATATTAGAGTTAGCATTTTCCAGTTGTGgagaaattgaaaatatttctatattatgCACAAAGAACGTCTTAGCTTTTGTAACATACAAAGACCCAAAATGTGCCAAAAAGGCTTTGAAATTAACTGGTACTACTACGGAAGATCTGGAATTAGAGGTCGAGGAGTATAAAGTGATTACACCTAAAAGTAGATTAGCTATCTTCATACAAAATATAAAGCCTGGTAAGTTTTTAAGTACATCAATAAAATTTCAAACAAAGATCATCGTTTGCTATCAGACAATCTAGTATGCAGTTAATAAGCGAGTGAGAAATTCATCATGCAGTTTAATATGTACAAATGCTCTTCCCGCGTTATGATTTTGACTCTCTCATGGCGGTTTGCTGTGTTATTTCTCTACAGAAAATTATTTTTCGACCCTTTTGGAATACGTATGTCATTTAGATAATGTTAACCTTAGACTAAAGCGATACCTTTGGTTGGCATTCAATTATATAGCCACTTTTATTTAATGCGAAATAATGGATATGAAAAGCTTGCCCCGACTCGCCTTGATTTTTGATGTGGTTTGCACTCTtgtacaaaaacattaaagctcCGGAACTTGTGGGTGGTATTTTTGGAATCTGAACACTCGTATATCTTCCCAAATTGGAAAGTTAACTTTAGATAATGGGATAACAACATTTGTTTACATTACATAACATTTGTTTTAAGCAAAATAAAACGTATTTGCAAAGAATATCACTTTGATAAGTTATAATTTAACTGTGGATGACTTAGCCTGCTTTGGATCAGCTAAGGTCAAT contains:
- the mod gene encoding DNA-binding protein modulo is translated as MKQKKGNVSLKSPLNGAKNDCIAKTPKNVGPKTPAKGTPAKFTPKKGAKTPVKVVPPRDLVEEEEEEEDSGADVAAGVIEAEASDVEEEEGGNDDSDDEEDDDAENGGQDEEDDDDEDAENGGQDDEESDEDDDINVPDEAPIGKESEGLTPKLKKGNKANADNETGVPNIKTGALPKDFPKNQVLVVKNLPRTYKQIDLVEVFAKFGTLHTIYNNHGPNGSVAFVAYSSPEEAEAAQVATNEIAQVKGKTIAVNIQLTNKKIKGTEDRKKSAEEKKASYEEKKRKIEESKDRTVYVKNLKRTITEDKIKEHFAECGDIESIRKVVRPPSCYAFITFTDVSSVSMALKRHYSILDEKNIWVMKSDVDVKEMKDPLRTVIVKNTKSLEYVDPEILELAFSSCGEIENISILCTKNVLAFVTYKDPKCAKKALKLTGTTTEDLELEVEEYKVITPKSRLAIFIQNIKPDVTEEDIRERFASCGPIENVIVNKHGYAIVRFEDMDGFCKSFSLNETFLHGNMLFLEPYSEKKQVMLKKKHTSPLNRKRQGAPYQKSGYGKKRKLI